A region of Ictidomys tridecemlineatus isolate mIctTri1 chromosome 4, mIctTri1.hap1, whole genome shotgun sequence DNA encodes the following proteins:
- the Sf1 gene encoding splicing factor 1 isoform X4 produces MEQKTVIPGMPTVIPPGLTREQERAYIVQLQIEDLTRKLRTGDLGIPPNPEDRSPSPEPIYNSEGKRLNTREFRTRKKLEEERHNLITEMVALNPDFKPPADYKPPATRVSDKVMIPQDEYPEINFVGLLIGPRGNTLKNIEKECNAKIMIRGKGSVKEGKVGRKDGQMLPGEDEPLHALVTANTMENVKKAVEQIRNILKQGIETPEDQNDLRKMQLRELARLNGTLREDDNRILRPWQSSETRSITNTTVCTKCGGAGHIASDCKFQRPGDPQSAQDKARMDKEYLSLMAELGEAPVPASVGSTSGPATTPLASAPRPAAPANNPPPPSLMSTTQSRPPWMNSGPSESRPYHGMHGGGPGGPGGGPHSFPHPLPSLTGGHGGHPMQHNPNGPPPPWMQPPPPPMNQGPHPPGHHGPPPMGKSVPGKYACGLWGLSPASRKRYDAASAYGHDAATAAASQWAAPAPSLWSSSPMAAAAAAASATPSAQQQYGFQYPLAMAAKYDDYHHERWHRVHPAMATAAGGCRSFSRSPSDARQPHYGAPAPRGPAASAARGPSPSAASATWFRRHDVCPAPSSSASHGPF; encoded by the exons TGCAACTGCAGATAGAAGACCTGACTCGTAAACTGCGCACAGGAGACCTGGGCATCCCCCCTAACCCTGAGGACAG GTCCCCTTCCCCTGAGCCCATCTACAATAGTGAGGGGAAGCGACTTAACACCAGAGAGTTCCGTACACGCAAAAAGCTGGAAGAGGAGCGGCACAACCTCATCACGGAGATGGTTGCCCTCAACCCTGATTTCAAGCCACCTGCAGATTATAA ACCTCCAGCAACACGTGTGAGTGATAAAGTAATGATCCCTCAAGATGAGTATCCAGAAATCAACTTTGTTGGGCTACTAATTGGGCCCAG AGGGAACACCCTGAAGAATATTGAGAAGGAGTGCAACGCCAAGATCATGATCCGGGGGAAAGGGTCTGTGAAAGAAGGGAAGGTTGGACGCAAAGATGGCCAGATGTTGCCAGGGGAAGATGAGCCACTTCATGCCCTAGTCACTGCTAATACAATGGAGAATGTTAAAAAGGCAGTAGAGCAG ATCAGAAACATCCTGAAGCAAGGTATTGAGACCCCAGAGGACCAGAATGATCTACGGAAGATGCAGCTTCGAGAATTGGCTCGCTTGAATGGTACCCTTCGGGAAGATGATAACAG AATCTTAAGACCCTGGCAGAGCTCAGAGACCCGCAGCATTACCAATACTACAGTGTGTACCAAGTGTGGAGGAGCTGGCCACATTGCTTCAGATTGCAAGTTTCAAAG GCCTGGTGACCCCCAGTCAGCTCAGGATAAAGCACGGATGGATAAAGAATATTTGTCCTTGATGGCTGAACTTGGGGAAGCCCCTGTCCCAGCATCTGTGGGCTCCACCTCTGGGCCTGCGACCACACCCTTGGCTAGTGCACCTCGGCCTGCTGCTCCTGCCAACAACCCGCCTCCACCG TCTCTCATGTCCACCACCCAGAGCCGCCCACCCTGGATGAATTCTGGCCCTTCAGAGAGTCGGCCTTATCATGGCATGCATGGAGGTGGCCCTGGCGGGCCTGGAGGTGGCCCCCACAGCTTCCCACACCCATTACCCAGCCTGACAGGTGGGCATGGTGGACATCCCATGCAGCACAACCCAAATGGACCCCCACCCCCTTGGATGCAGCCACCGCCACCACCGATGAACCAGGGCCCCCACCCACCTGGGCACCATGGCCCTCCTCCAATGGGTAA ATCAGTACCTGGGAAGTACGCCTGTGGGCTCTGGGGTCTATCGCCTGCATCAAGGAAAAG GTATGATGCCGCCTCCGCCTATGGGCATGatgccgccaccgccgccgcctcCCAGTGGGCagcccccgccccctccctctgGTCCTCTTCCCccatggcagcagcagcagcagcagcctccgCCACCCCCTCCGCCCAGCAGCAGTATGGCTTCCAGTACCCCCTTGCCATGGCAGCAAA ATACGACGACTACCACCACGAGCGCTGGCACAGGGTCCATCCCGCCATGGCAACAGCAGCAGGCGGCTGCCGCAGCTTCTCCAGGAGCCCCTCAGATGCAAGGCAACCCCACTATGGTGCCCCTGCCCCCCGGGGTCCAGCCGCCTCTGCCGCCCGGGGCCCCTCCCCCTCCGCCGCCTCCGCCACCTGGTTCCGCCGGCATGATGTATGCCCCGCCCCCTCCTCCTCCGCCTCCCATGGACCCTTCTAA
- the Sf1 gene encoding splicing factor 1 isoform X7, giving the protein MATGANATPLDFPSKKRKRSRWNQDTMEQKTVIPGMPTVIPPGLTREQERAYIVQLQIEDLTRKLRTGDLGIPPNPEDRSPSPEPIYNSEGKRLNTREFRTRKKLEEERHNLITEMVALNPDFKPPADYKPPATRVSDKVMIPQDEYPEINFVGLLIGPRGNTLKNIEKECNAKIMIRGKGSVKEGKVGRKDGQMLPGEDEPLHALVTANTMENVKKAVEQIRNILKQGIETPEDQNDLRKMQLRELARLNGTLREDDNRILRPWQSSETRSITNTTVCTKCGGAGHIASDCKFQRPGDPQSAQDKARMDKEYLSLMAELGEAPVPASVGSTSGPATTPLASAPRPAAPANNPPPPSLMSTTQSRPPWMNSGPSESRPYHGMHGGGPGGPGGGPHSFPHPLPSLTGGHGGHPMQHNPNGPPPPWMQPPPPPMNQGPHPPGHHGPPPMDQYLGSTPVGSGVYRLHQGKGMMPPPPMGMMPPPPPPPSGQPPPPPSGPLPPWQQQQQQPPPPPPPSSSMASSTPLPWQQNTTTTTTSAGTGSIPPWQQQQAAAAASPGAPQMQGNPTMVPLPPGVQPPLPPGAPPPPPPPPPGSAGMMYAPPPPPPPPMDPSNFVTMMGMGVAGMPPFGMPPAPPPPPPQN; this is encoded by the exons TGCAACTGCAGATAGAAGACCTGACTCGTAAACTGCGCACAGGAGACCTGGGCATCCCCCCTAACCCTGAGGACAG GTCCCCTTCCCCTGAGCCCATCTACAATAGTGAGGGGAAGCGACTTAACACCAGAGAGTTCCGTACACGCAAAAAGCTGGAAGAGGAGCGGCACAACCTCATCACGGAGATGGTTGCCCTCAACCCTGATTTCAAGCCACCTGCAGATTATAA ACCTCCAGCAACACGTGTGAGTGATAAAGTAATGATCCCTCAAGATGAGTATCCAGAAATCAACTTTGTTGGGCTACTAATTGGGCCCAG AGGGAACACCCTGAAGAATATTGAGAAGGAGTGCAACGCCAAGATCATGATCCGGGGGAAAGGGTCTGTGAAAGAAGGGAAGGTTGGACGCAAAGATGGCCAGATGTTGCCAGGGGAAGATGAGCCACTTCATGCCCTAGTCACTGCTAATACAATGGAGAATGTTAAAAAGGCAGTAGAGCAG ATCAGAAACATCCTGAAGCAAGGTATTGAGACCCCAGAGGACCAGAATGATCTACGGAAGATGCAGCTTCGAGAATTGGCTCGCTTGAATGGTACCCTTCGGGAAGATGATAACAG AATCTTAAGACCCTGGCAGAGCTCAGAGACCCGCAGCATTACCAATACTACAGTGTGTACCAAGTGTGGAGGAGCTGGCCACATTGCTTCAGATTGCAAGTTTCAAAG GCCTGGTGACCCCCAGTCAGCTCAGGATAAAGCACGGATGGATAAAGAATATTTGTCCTTGATGGCTGAACTTGGGGAAGCCCCTGTCCCAGCATCTGTGGGCTCCACCTCTGGGCCTGCGACCACACCCTTGGCTAGTGCACCTCGGCCTGCTGCTCCTGCCAACAACCCGCCTCCACCG TCTCTCATGTCCACCACCCAGAGCCGCCCACCCTGGATGAATTCTGGCCCTTCAGAGAGTCGGCCTTATCATGGCATGCATGGAGGTGGCCCTGGCGGGCCTGGAGGTGGCCCCCACAGCTTCCCACACCCATTACCCAGCCTGACAGGTGGGCATGGTGGACATCCCATGCAGCACAACCCAAATGGACCCCCACCCCCTTGGATGCAGCCACCGCCACCACCGATGAACCAGGGCCCCCACCCACCTGGGCACCATGGCCCTCCTCCAATGG ATCAGTACCTGGGAAGTACGCCTGTGGGCTCTGGGGTCTATCGCCTGCATCAAGGAAAAG GTATGATGCCGCCTCCGCCTATGGGCATGatgccgccaccgccgccgcctcCCAGTGGGCagcccccgccccctccctctgGTCCTCTTCCCccatggcagcagcagcagcagcagcctccgCCACCCCCTCCGCCCAGCAGCAGTATGGCTTCCAGTACCCCCTTGCCATGGCAGCAAA ATACGACGACTACCACCACGAGCGCTGGCACAGGGTCCATCCCGCCATGGCAACAGCAGCAGGCGGCTGCCGCAGCTTCTCCAGGAGCCCCTCAGATGCAAGGCAACCCCACTATGGTGCCCCTGCCCCCCGGGGTCCAGCCGCCTCTGCCGCCCGGGGCCCCTCCCCCTCCGCCGCCTCCGCCACCTGGTTCCGCCGGCATGATGTATGCCCCGCCCCCTCCTCCTCCGCCTCCCATGGACCCTTCTAACTTTGTCACCATGATGGGCATGGGGGTGGCGGGCATGCCACCCTTCGGGATGCCTCCAGCTCCCCCACCGCCTCCACCACAGAACTAG
- the Sf1 gene encoding splicing factor 1 isoform X15 — MATGANATPLDFPSKKRKRSRWNQDTMEQKTVIPGMPTVIPPGLTREQERAYIVQLQIEDLTRKLRTGDLGIPPNPEDRSPSPEPIYNSEGKRLNTREFRTRKKLEEERHNLITEMVALNPDFKPPADYKPPATRVSDKVMIPQDEYPEINFVGLLIGPRGNTLKNIEKECNAKIMIRGKGSVKEGKVGRKDGQMLPGEDEPLHALVTANTMENVKKAVEQIRNILKQGIETPEDQNDLRKMQLRELARLNGTLREDDNRILRPWQSSETRSITNTTVCTKCGGAGHIASDCKFQRPGDPQSAQDKARMDKEYLSLMAELGEAPVPASVGSTSGPATTPLASAPRPAAPANNPPPPSLMSTTQSRPPWMNSGPSESRPYHGMHGGGPGGPGGGPHSFPHPLPSLTGGHGGHPMQHNPNGPPPPWMQPPPPPMNQGPHPPGHHGPPPMDQYLGSTPVGSGVYRLHQGKGMMPPPPMGMMPPPPPPPSGQPPPPPSGPLPPWQQQQQQPPPPPPPSSSMASSTPLPWQQRSLPAAAMARAMRVRTFRAHW; from the exons TGCAACTGCAGATAGAAGACCTGACTCGTAAACTGCGCACAGGAGACCTGGGCATCCCCCCTAACCCTGAGGACAG GTCCCCTTCCCCTGAGCCCATCTACAATAGTGAGGGGAAGCGACTTAACACCAGAGAGTTCCGTACACGCAAAAAGCTGGAAGAGGAGCGGCACAACCTCATCACGGAGATGGTTGCCCTCAACCCTGATTTCAAGCCACCTGCAGATTATAA ACCTCCAGCAACACGTGTGAGTGATAAAGTAATGATCCCTCAAGATGAGTATCCAGAAATCAACTTTGTTGGGCTACTAATTGGGCCCAG AGGGAACACCCTGAAGAATATTGAGAAGGAGTGCAACGCCAAGATCATGATCCGGGGGAAAGGGTCTGTGAAAGAAGGGAAGGTTGGACGCAAAGATGGCCAGATGTTGCCAGGGGAAGATGAGCCACTTCATGCCCTAGTCACTGCTAATACAATGGAGAATGTTAAAAAGGCAGTAGAGCAG ATCAGAAACATCCTGAAGCAAGGTATTGAGACCCCAGAGGACCAGAATGATCTACGGAAGATGCAGCTTCGAGAATTGGCTCGCTTGAATGGTACCCTTCGGGAAGATGATAACAG AATCTTAAGACCCTGGCAGAGCTCAGAGACCCGCAGCATTACCAATACTACAGTGTGTACCAAGTGTGGAGGAGCTGGCCACATTGCTTCAGATTGCAAGTTTCAAAG GCCTGGTGACCCCCAGTCAGCTCAGGATAAAGCACGGATGGATAAAGAATATTTGTCCTTGATGGCTGAACTTGGGGAAGCCCCTGTCCCAGCATCTGTGGGCTCCACCTCTGGGCCTGCGACCACACCCTTGGCTAGTGCACCTCGGCCTGCTGCTCCTGCCAACAACCCGCCTCCACCG TCTCTCATGTCCACCACCCAGAGCCGCCCACCCTGGATGAATTCTGGCCCTTCAGAGAGTCGGCCTTATCATGGCATGCATGGAGGTGGCCCTGGCGGGCCTGGAGGTGGCCCCCACAGCTTCCCACACCCATTACCCAGCCTGACAGGTGGGCATGGTGGACATCCCATGCAGCACAACCCAAATGGACCCCCACCCCCTTGGATGCAGCCACCGCCACCACCGATGAACCAGGGCCCCCACCCACCTGGGCACCATGGCCCTCCTCCAATGG ATCAGTACCTGGGAAGTACGCCTGTGGGCTCTGGGGTCTATCGCCTGCATCAAGGAAAAG GTATGATGCCGCCTCCGCCTATGGGCATGatgccgccaccgccgccgcctcCCAGTGGGCagcccccgccccctccctctgGTCCTCTTCCCccatggcagcagcagcagcagcagcctccgCCACCCCCTCCGCCCAGCAGCAGTATGGCTTCCAGTACCCCCTTGCCATGGCAGCAAA GATCCCTCCCCGCAGCAGCGATGGCCCGAGCCATGAGAGTGAGGACTTTCCGCGCCCATTGGTGA
- the Sf1 gene encoding splicing factor 1 isoform X19 has product MATGANATPLDFPSKKRKRSRWNQDTMEQKTVIPGMPTVIPPGLTREQERAYIVQLQIEDLTRKLRTGDLGIPPNPEDRSPSPEPIYNSEGKRLNTREFRTRKKLEEERHNLITEMVALNPDFKPPADYKPPATRVSDKVMIPQDEYPEINFVGLLIGPRGNTLKNIEKECNAKIMIRGKGSVKEGKVGRKDGQMLPGEDEPLHALVTANTMENVKKAVEQIRNILKQGIETPEDQNDLRKMQLRELARLNGTLREDDNRILRPWQSSETRSITNTTVCTKCGGAGHIASDCKFQRPGDPQSAQDKARMDKEYLSLMAELGEAPVPASVGSTSGPATTPLASAPRPAAPANNPPPPSLMSTTQSRPPWMNSGPSESRPYHGMHGGGPGGPGGGPHSFPHPLPSLTGGHGGHPMQHNPNGPPPPWMQPPPPPMNQGPHPPGHHGPPPMDQYLGSTPVGSGVYRLHQGKGMMPPPPMGMMPPPPPPPSGQPPPPPSGPLPPWQQQQQQPPPPPPPSSSMASSTPLPWQQNTTTTTTSAGTGSIPPWQQQQAAAAASPGAPQMQGNPTMVPLPPGVQPPLPPGAPPPPPPPPPGSAGMMIPPRSSDGPSHESEDFPRPLVTLPGRQPQQRPWWTGWFGKAA; this is encoded by the exons TGCAACTGCAGATAGAAGACCTGACTCGTAAACTGCGCACAGGAGACCTGGGCATCCCCCCTAACCCTGAGGACAG GTCCCCTTCCCCTGAGCCCATCTACAATAGTGAGGGGAAGCGACTTAACACCAGAGAGTTCCGTACACGCAAAAAGCTGGAAGAGGAGCGGCACAACCTCATCACGGAGATGGTTGCCCTCAACCCTGATTTCAAGCCACCTGCAGATTATAA ACCTCCAGCAACACGTGTGAGTGATAAAGTAATGATCCCTCAAGATGAGTATCCAGAAATCAACTTTGTTGGGCTACTAATTGGGCCCAG AGGGAACACCCTGAAGAATATTGAGAAGGAGTGCAACGCCAAGATCATGATCCGGGGGAAAGGGTCTGTGAAAGAAGGGAAGGTTGGACGCAAAGATGGCCAGATGTTGCCAGGGGAAGATGAGCCACTTCATGCCCTAGTCACTGCTAATACAATGGAGAATGTTAAAAAGGCAGTAGAGCAG ATCAGAAACATCCTGAAGCAAGGTATTGAGACCCCAGAGGACCAGAATGATCTACGGAAGATGCAGCTTCGAGAATTGGCTCGCTTGAATGGTACCCTTCGGGAAGATGATAACAG AATCTTAAGACCCTGGCAGAGCTCAGAGACCCGCAGCATTACCAATACTACAGTGTGTACCAAGTGTGGAGGAGCTGGCCACATTGCTTCAGATTGCAAGTTTCAAAG GCCTGGTGACCCCCAGTCAGCTCAGGATAAAGCACGGATGGATAAAGAATATTTGTCCTTGATGGCTGAACTTGGGGAAGCCCCTGTCCCAGCATCTGTGGGCTCCACCTCTGGGCCTGCGACCACACCCTTGGCTAGTGCACCTCGGCCTGCTGCTCCTGCCAACAACCCGCCTCCACCG TCTCTCATGTCCACCACCCAGAGCCGCCCACCCTGGATGAATTCTGGCCCTTCAGAGAGTCGGCCTTATCATGGCATGCATGGAGGTGGCCCTGGCGGGCCTGGAGGTGGCCCCCACAGCTTCCCACACCCATTACCCAGCCTGACAGGTGGGCATGGTGGACATCCCATGCAGCACAACCCAAATGGACCCCCACCCCCTTGGATGCAGCCACCGCCACCACCGATGAACCAGGGCCCCCACCCACCTGGGCACCATGGCCCTCCTCCAATGG ATCAGTACCTGGGAAGTACGCCTGTGGGCTCTGGGGTCTATCGCCTGCATCAAGGAAAAG GTATGATGCCGCCTCCGCCTATGGGCATGatgccgccaccgccgccgcctcCCAGTGGGCagcccccgccccctccctctgGTCCTCTTCCCccatggcagcagcagcagcagcagcctccgCCACCCCCTCCGCCCAGCAGCAGTATGGCTTCCAGTACCCCCTTGCCATGGCAGCAAA ATACGACGACTACCACCACGAGCGCTGGCACAGGGTCCATCCCGCCATGGCAACAGCAGCAGGCGGCTGCCGCAGCTTCTCCAGGAGCCCCTCAGATGCAAGGCAACCCCACTATGGTGCCCCTGCCCCCCGGGGTCCAGCCGCCTCTGCCGCCCGGGGCCCCTCCCCCTCCGCCGCCTCCGCCACCTGGTTCCGCCGGCATGAT GATCCCTCCCCGCAGCAGCGATGGCCCGAGCCATGAGAGTGAGGACTTTCCGCGCCCATTGGTGACCCTTCCAGGCAGACAGCCTCAGCAGCGCCCCTGGTGGACAGGATGGTTCGGCAAAGCAGCCTGA
- the Sf1 gene encoding splicing factor 1 isoform X11, whose translation MATGANATPLDFPSKKRKRSRWNQDTMEQKTVIPGMPTVIPPGLTREQERAYIVQLQIEDLTRKLRTGDLGIPPNPEDRSPSPEPIYNSEGKRLNTREFRTRKKLEEERHNLITEMVALNPDFKPPADYKPPATRVSDKVMIPQDEYPEINFVGLLIGPRGNTLKNIEKECNAKIMIRGKGSVKEGKVGRKDGQMLPGEDEPLHALVTANTMENVKKAVEQIRNILKQGIETPEDQNDLRKMQLRELARLNGTLREDDNRILRPWQSSETRSITNTTVCTKCGGAGHIASDCKFQRPGDPQSAQDKARMDKEYLSLMAELGEAPVPASVGSTSGPATTPLASAPRPAAPANNPPPPSLMSTTQSRPPWMNSGPSESRPYHGMHGGGPGGPGGGPHSFPHPLPSLTGGHGGHPMQHNPNGPPPPWMQPPPPPMNQGPHPPGHHGPPPMGKSVPGKYACGLWGLSPASRKRYDAASAYGHDAATAAASQWAAPAPSLWSSSPMAAAAAAASATPSAQQQYGFQYPLAMAAKIPPRSSDGPSHESEDFPRPLVTLPGRQPQQRPWWTGWFGKAA comes from the exons TGCAACTGCAGATAGAAGACCTGACTCGTAAACTGCGCACAGGAGACCTGGGCATCCCCCCTAACCCTGAGGACAG GTCCCCTTCCCCTGAGCCCATCTACAATAGTGAGGGGAAGCGACTTAACACCAGAGAGTTCCGTACACGCAAAAAGCTGGAAGAGGAGCGGCACAACCTCATCACGGAGATGGTTGCCCTCAACCCTGATTTCAAGCCACCTGCAGATTATAA ACCTCCAGCAACACGTGTGAGTGATAAAGTAATGATCCCTCAAGATGAGTATCCAGAAATCAACTTTGTTGGGCTACTAATTGGGCCCAG AGGGAACACCCTGAAGAATATTGAGAAGGAGTGCAACGCCAAGATCATGATCCGGGGGAAAGGGTCTGTGAAAGAAGGGAAGGTTGGACGCAAAGATGGCCAGATGTTGCCAGGGGAAGATGAGCCACTTCATGCCCTAGTCACTGCTAATACAATGGAGAATGTTAAAAAGGCAGTAGAGCAG ATCAGAAACATCCTGAAGCAAGGTATTGAGACCCCAGAGGACCAGAATGATCTACGGAAGATGCAGCTTCGAGAATTGGCTCGCTTGAATGGTACCCTTCGGGAAGATGATAACAG AATCTTAAGACCCTGGCAGAGCTCAGAGACCCGCAGCATTACCAATACTACAGTGTGTACCAAGTGTGGAGGAGCTGGCCACATTGCTTCAGATTGCAAGTTTCAAAG GCCTGGTGACCCCCAGTCAGCTCAGGATAAAGCACGGATGGATAAAGAATATTTGTCCTTGATGGCTGAACTTGGGGAAGCCCCTGTCCCAGCATCTGTGGGCTCCACCTCTGGGCCTGCGACCACACCCTTGGCTAGTGCACCTCGGCCTGCTGCTCCTGCCAACAACCCGCCTCCACCG TCTCTCATGTCCACCACCCAGAGCCGCCCACCCTGGATGAATTCTGGCCCTTCAGAGAGTCGGCCTTATCATGGCATGCATGGAGGTGGCCCTGGCGGGCCTGGAGGTGGCCCCCACAGCTTCCCACACCCATTACCCAGCCTGACAGGTGGGCATGGTGGACATCCCATGCAGCACAACCCAAATGGACCCCCACCCCCTTGGATGCAGCCACCGCCACCACCGATGAACCAGGGCCCCCACCCACCTGGGCACCATGGCCCTCCTCCAATGGGTAA ATCAGTACCTGGGAAGTACGCCTGTGGGCTCTGGGGTCTATCGCCTGCATCAAGGAAAAG GTATGATGCCGCCTCCGCCTATGGGCATGatgccgccaccgccgccgcctcCCAGTGGGCagcccccgccccctccctctgGTCCTCTTCCCccatggcagcagcagcagcagcagcctccgCCACCCCCTCCGCCCAGCAGCAGTATGGCTTCCAGTACCCCCTTGCCATGGCAGCAAA GATCCCTCCCCGCAGCAGCGATGGCCCGAGCCATGAGAGTGAGGACTTTCCGCGCCCATTGGTGACCCTTCCAGGCAGACAGCCTCAGCAGCGCCCCTGGTGGACAGGATGGTTCGGCAAAGCAGCCTGA
- the Sf1 gene encoding splicing factor 1 isoform X8, translating into MATGANATPLDFPSKKRKRSRWNQDTMEQKTVIPGMPTVIPPGLTREQERAYIVQLQIEDLTRKLRTGDLGIPPNPEDRSPSPEPIYNSEGKRLNTREFRTRKKLEEERHNLITEMVALNPDFKPPADYKPPATRVSDKVMIPQDEYPEINFVGLLIGPRGNTLKNIEKECNAKIMIRGKGSVKEGKVGRKDGQMLPGEDEPLHALVTANTMENVKKAVEQIRNILKQGIETPEDQNDLRKMQLRELARLNGTLREDDNRILRPWQSSETRSITNTTVCTKCGGAGHIASDCKFQRPGDPQSAQDKARMDKEYLSLMAELGEAPVPASVGSTSGPATTPLASAPRPAAPANNPPPPSLMSTTQSRPPWMNSGPSESRPYHGMHGGGPGGPGGGPHSFPHPLPSLTGGHGGHPMQHNPNGPPPPWMQPPPPPMNQGPHPPGHHGPPPMGKSVPGKYACGLWGLSPASRKRYDAASAYGHDAATAAASQWAAPAPSLWSSSPMAAAAAAASATPSAQQQYGFQYPLAMAAKYDDYHHERWHRVHPAMATAAGGCRSFSRSPSDARQPHYGAPAPRGPAASAARGPSPSAASATWFRRHDVCPAPSSSASHGPF; encoded by the exons TGCAACTGCAGATAGAAGACCTGACTCGTAAACTGCGCACAGGAGACCTGGGCATCCCCCCTAACCCTGAGGACAG GTCCCCTTCCCCTGAGCCCATCTACAATAGTGAGGGGAAGCGACTTAACACCAGAGAGTTCCGTACACGCAAAAAGCTGGAAGAGGAGCGGCACAACCTCATCACGGAGATGGTTGCCCTCAACCCTGATTTCAAGCCACCTGCAGATTATAA ACCTCCAGCAACACGTGTGAGTGATAAAGTAATGATCCCTCAAGATGAGTATCCAGAAATCAACTTTGTTGGGCTACTAATTGGGCCCAG AGGGAACACCCTGAAGAATATTGAGAAGGAGTGCAACGCCAAGATCATGATCCGGGGGAAAGGGTCTGTGAAAGAAGGGAAGGTTGGACGCAAAGATGGCCAGATGTTGCCAGGGGAAGATGAGCCACTTCATGCCCTAGTCACTGCTAATACAATGGAGAATGTTAAAAAGGCAGTAGAGCAG ATCAGAAACATCCTGAAGCAAGGTATTGAGACCCCAGAGGACCAGAATGATCTACGGAAGATGCAGCTTCGAGAATTGGCTCGCTTGAATGGTACCCTTCGGGAAGATGATAACAG AATCTTAAGACCCTGGCAGAGCTCAGAGACCCGCAGCATTACCAATACTACAGTGTGTACCAAGTGTGGAGGAGCTGGCCACATTGCTTCAGATTGCAAGTTTCAAAG GCCTGGTGACCCCCAGTCAGCTCAGGATAAAGCACGGATGGATAAAGAATATTTGTCCTTGATGGCTGAACTTGGGGAAGCCCCTGTCCCAGCATCTGTGGGCTCCACCTCTGGGCCTGCGACCACACCCTTGGCTAGTGCACCTCGGCCTGCTGCTCCTGCCAACAACCCGCCTCCACCG TCTCTCATGTCCACCACCCAGAGCCGCCCACCCTGGATGAATTCTGGCCCTTCAGAGAGTCGGCCTTATCATGGCATGCATGGAGGTGGCCCTGGCGGGCCTGGAGGTGGCCCCCACAGCTTCCCACACCCATTACCCAGCCTGACAGGTGGGCATGGTGGACATCCCATGCAGCACAACCCAAATGGACCCCCACCCCCTTGGATGCAGCCACCGCCACCACCGATGAACCAGGGCCCCCACCCACCTGGGCACCATGGCCCTCCTCCAATGGGTAA ATCAGTACCTGGGAAGTACGCCTGTGGGCTCTGGGGTCTATCGCCTGCATCAAGGAAAAG GTATGATGCCGCCTCCGCCTATGGGCATGatgccgccaccgccgccgcctcCCAGTGGGCagcccccgccccctccctctgGTCCTCTTCCCccatggcagcagcagcagcagcagcctccgCCACCCCCTCCGCCCAGCAGCAGTATGGCTTCCAGTACCCCCTTGCCATGGCAGCAAA ATACGACGACTACCACCACGAGCGCTGGCACAGGGTCCATCCCGCCATGGCAACAGCAGCAGGCGGCTGCCGCAGCTTCTCCAGGAGCCCCTCAGATGCAAGGCAACCCCACTATGGTGCCCCTGCCCCCCGGGGTCCAGCCGCCTCTGCCGCCCGGGGCCCCTCCCCCTCCGCCGCCTCCGCCACCTGGTTCCGCCGGCATGATGTATGCCCCGCCCCCTCCTCCTCCGCCTCCCATGGACCCTTCTAA